DNA from Halobaculum sp. XH14:
CTCCCCGGCGGACGGCCGCGTCTCGGTGCTGCGCGAGGACGGCGACCGCGTGCGCGTCGGGGTGTTCATGAGCCCGTTCGACGTCCACGTCAACCGTGCTCCGGCGGGCGGCGAGGTGACGCGGCTCGACCACCGCGGCGCGGCGCACAGACCGGCATTCTCGAAGGAGTCGGCCCGCAACGAGCGCGTCGAGTTCTCGGTCGGCGACGTGGACGGCGCGCTCATCGCGGGCTGGTTCGCCCGCCGGATCACCCCCTCGGTTTCCCGTGGAGACGAGGTGACCCGCGGCGAGCGCATCGGCCACATCGCGTTCGGGTCGCGCGCCGACGTCG
Protein-coding regions in this window:
- a CDS encoding protein sorting system archaetidylserine decarboxylase → MNLTPGAWRYVLPPLALGIPLLALVFPIGLALVGMSAFAAWFFRDPERSPAGEGIVSPADGRVSVLREDGDRVRVGVFMSPFDVHVNRAPAGGEVTRLDHRGAAHRPAFSKESARNERVEFSVGDVDGALIAGWFARRITPSVSRGDEVTRGERIGHIAFGSRADVVLPPEYGTSDVRVRKGEKVRAGESIVARRD